ACGGATCGGCTAGGTCCTGCATGCTCGGCTTGGCCATTCTCACCTGCCTTCCGGTCCAGATCCTGGGTACATGTTCAGAGGAAGAAGGCGCCGCCGTTGACCAGCAGGCTCTGGCCGGTGACGAAATCGGAGGCCGGGGAGCTGAGGTAGATGATCGTTCCCACCATGTCGTCAGCCTCCTGCGTGCGCCGGATGGCCCGACCCGACACCACGAAGGGATCGCTGGTGGCGTCGGTGGGACGGAGGTCCGGGTTGGGGATGAGGTCCGGTGACACCGTGTTGACCGTGATCCCCTCGGGGCCCAGTTCGTTGGCCAGGCACCTGGTGAGGCCCAGCAGGGCGGATTTGCTGGCCACGTAATGGGGGAAGCCCAGGGTTCCCTTGTAACACGTATTGGAAGCGATGTTGATGATCTTGCCCGAGCCCTGGGCCGCCATGTGCGGGTAGACCGCCTTGGTACACAGCCACACCCCGCGGACGTTGACCTCGAAGGTGCGATCCCATTCGGCCACGGTGACATCAGTGAAGGGCCCTCGAGTGGTCTCGGAGAACATGGCGGCATTGTTGATCAGCACGTCGATCCGCCCGAACCCATCCATGGCCGCTTCCGCCATGG
This bacterium DNA region includes the following protein-coding sequences:
- a CDS encoding SDR family oxidoreductase — encoded protein: MGVLDGKVVIITGGARGIGRAYALGVAAEGARVVISDLLDGSPVVEELVGAGSEALSVTTDVSDEASTVAMAEAAMDGFGRIDVLINNAAMFSETTRGPFTDVTVAEWDRTFEVNVRGVWLCTKAVYPHMAAQGSGKIINIASNTCYKGTLGFPHYVASKSALLGLTRCLANELGPEGITVNTVSPDLIPNPDLRPTDATSDPFVVSGRAIRRTQEADDMVGTIIYLSSPASDFVTGQSLLVNGGAFFL